The following coding sequences are from one Ornithodoros turicata isolate Travis chromosome 1, ASM3712646v1, whole genome shotgun sequence window:
- the LOC135367299 gene encoding uncharacterized protein LOC135367299, protein MYILTVLLISLSIHAGYGALLSKEPQCRTIRKDPKIHTDPKACQYYCNPDDAHQNWQFGYFKNGTECQTAQDSAGETSGRCYDGYCFNYRGGLQLPPTKKPKPTKQPKKPKTN, encoded by the exons ATGTACATCCTGACTGTTCTCCTGATTTCGT TGAGTATACACGCAGGATACGGGGCACTGTTATCCAAGGAACCGCAGTGCCGTACAATCAGGAAGGACCCCAAG ATACATACAGATCCGAAGGCCTGCCAGTACTACTGCAACCCAGATGACGCTCAtcaaaattggcaatttgggtaCTTCAAGAATGGCACAGAATGTCAG ACAGCACAAGATTCCGCTGGAGAGACCTCTGGGCGCTGTTACGACGGGTACTGCTTCAACTACCGCGGGGGACTCCAGCTTCCTCCGACTAAGAAACCCAAGCCAACGAAGCAACCCAAAAAGCCAAAGACAAACTAA